The window TAATCGCAGAGTTGAGAGCACTGTGAACATCCACCCCCATTTGAGCTTTAGCCTTCTCCAAGTAGGTCGAGGCCGAGCTGAGCTTCTGCGTGAACTCTGCAAACCCCTTCTGTATAAGGTGTGGGTCGATGTAGTCGACTGGGACAGCCTTAATAGCCACTGCATCTGCAACTGAATTTGCATGGATGAATGCAAATCCACTGCTTATGAAGTACTTGGTGACTTCACTGCTTTCATGGACCAACATGATACTAGGATTTAGCTTCGCGATGGTGGTGACATGGCCAAGAAAAACACCCATCTGGCCAATTATCACTAGTATTATCACCATGTCAACCTGAAAATACATAAAAGATTAAAGAAGTCTAGTTTCACTTCTTCACTTCT is drawn from Magnolia sinica isolate HGM2019 chromosome 5, MsV1, whole genome shotgun sequence and contains these coding sequences:
- the LOC131247078 gene encoding ATP synthase subunit delta', mitochondrial-like, with the translated sequence MAAVAENAISSDDKFLHHFFMAVSSADLVLGVADLHTPELVVAAEATLVDMVIILVIIGQMGVFLGHVTTIAKLNPSIMLVHESSEVTKYFISSGFAFIHANSVADAVAIKAVPVDYIDPHLIQKGFAEFTQKLSSASTYLEKAKAQMGVDVHSALNSAITR